Part of the Propionimicrobium sp. PCR01-08-3 genome, ACTTGCCTCCGCTCCCCTGGCGAAGGAGCCGGACGAGAGCAGTCCTCGGCGCGAGATACACCAAATGATCAGAGGTCTTGACGGCTGCCGGCCATGCATCATCAGGCTCAGCCTTCGACCTCGCCGGCCCGGCGCCACGCCCGGATCTGGAGACTTCGCGCGACGACACCAGCAGCACCCTGCCACCTTGCACCTGCGGAATATCAGCCTGCTCACCCGAGGCGGTCAGCATCCGTTCCAGGTCTGCGGGCAGGCCCAGCTCGACAAGCCTGCGTCCGGCGACATCGTCTTCGAACCCCAACAGACGCCGTGCCTCATCGTTGATCACCTCGACCCTGCCGTCCGCGCCGACGATGATCAGCCCTTCGCGCACCGCATGCAGCACGGCCTCATGATGATCGTGCAGGCGCTTCAGATCGTCCGCATTGAGCCCCATGGTCTGCCGTCTCACCCGCGAAGCCACCACGAAGGCGGCCGCACCCGACAACACGCCCGCGGTGAGTCCGGCCACCACGATCTGGGGCATCAGCGGACGCATCTGTGCGGTCACCTTTTCACGCAGCACCCCGACGGCCACCAACGCCCGCACCTGGCCTGAGACCATGACCGGCACCACGGCACGGGTGGAAGGGCCGAGGGTTCCGACGTAATCCTCCACGACCGTCCCGCCGGCCTGGGCGTCCGCGACCGTGCCGAGATAGATCTCGCCAACCTGATCAGGGTCGGGATGGGTGTACCGCACCCCGTCAGGCGACATGATCACGATGAAATCCGCACCGGTCAGGGCCAGTTCATGCTCGGCGAAACCTGCCAGAGCGGCAGCCGGATCGTCCGCCTCGATGCCCTCGCGCACATCGTCGGTGGCCGCGATCGTCGTAGCGATGCTGGTCACCTTCTGCACCGCGGTCGCCTCGACCTGGCGCCGGGCTTGCCCGTAGGCCATCGCCACCGACAGCACGACGACGAGCACGGCTACCACGCCGAGGACGGCGAGCACGTGCGAGGCGACGCTGCGAGGAACGGTGAACACTATGAACACAAGGATGCCCTGCGCGCACCAAGAGCACGAAGCTGGGGTGATACCGCCACATCGGCGCGACGGGAACCCCCGGAGTCAACGATGTACGCCGTTGCCGGGATATCGGCCTTACCCCGATTCCCAGCGTGTCTGCCCGCGCACCGATCGCCCGGGCGAGGCCGCGCAATGACGCAAGGCGGCGAAATTGGGATTCTGTACAAGGGAGTCTGCCCATGGCTGCATTGCATACCGTGATCGCGATCGTCGCGGTCGTTTTACTCATCATCAAGTTCAAGTTCGATCCGATCGTCGCCCTGGTGCTGGGCGCCCTCTATCTGGG contains:
- a CDS encoding ATP-binding protein, with amino-acid sequence MFTVPRSVASHVLAVLGVVAVLVVVLSVAMAYGQARRQVEATAVQKVTSIATTIAATDDVREGIEADDPAAALAGFAEHELALTGADFIVIMSPDGVRYTHPDPDQVGEIYLGTVADAQAGGTVVEDYVGTLGPSTRAVVPVMVSGQVRALVAVGVLREKVTAQMRPLMPQIVVAGLTAGVLSGAAAFVVASRVRRQTMGLNADDLKRLHDHHEAVLHAVREGLIIVGADGRVEVINDEARRLLGFEDDVAGRRLVELGLPADLERMLTASGEQADIPQVQGGRVLLVSSREVSRSGRGAGPARSKAEPDDAWPAAVKTSDHLVYLAPRTALVRLLRQGSGGKSDGDRHDQQPNGKGMRAQGSSTLTTLRDRTELEALTGQLGAARSLANALHAQAHEAANRMHTVTTLIELGRTEEALSFATDELRATQRQRDAVLAAIEEPSVAALLLGKNAQAAERGVSLEIDDDAYLPEGVIGVRAAVTILGNLIDNAIDAAAGSSEKLVTVDAEVADGRVMLTVSDSGPGLDADALAHGFERGWSTKQSGAPAGRGIGLALVRQTVDQLGGSVQVSEGPGAVFSVRVPVKPGAGHPDSRGTDEEKG